From the Myripristis murdjan chromosome 14, fMyrMur1.1, whole genome shotgun sequence genome, one window contains:
- the rbm14a gene encoding RNA-binding protein 14a isoform X2, with amino-acid sequence MSSDNVKLFVGNLPLDATHDELNKLFAPYGEVHTCSLLRQYAFITLKGEGAADRAIRHLDGKEYRGRPLVVEESRARPPNSTKVFVGNLSSTCSADDLHGLFQTFGRVLDCDKVKARLCSNAGYAFVHMERKEDALQAIEALNGTIFKGRQLSVELSKAQPLINQIISSANATNPTGGAMAAGAAREGLLPRPHPSLEHHQSQAAVLAAAAAAAAGLPIQVQQSVHNSFYNTTSFDPTYAALKGITTAKGSDGVNPAIYGALASQVYGSVADQVYEDVSNHNTASAAAVEVPETDPQAMADPTMLFEAARAKFFQQGQKVLAEQQAGRKQTGSATERDRSPIRGNRAPLLPDPVPGSFAQIRPKRRALLPTPPGGPEEPTATTTAAAAAAAVATATEGTDPIARCYAEYYQQMQNYQQYHQYHQQYQYLQYAYTNPPPPPPPPPPPPPATTQAAGYTQASSTATAPPGTYTAPTAYTPPVTYASGAYSAAGNYESSGNYDASSGGYDTSASYDASGNYGASGAYDATGAYAATGAYTASGNYSTSTP; translated from the exons ATGTCCAGTGATAACGTGAAGTTGTTTGTGGGGAACCTTCCTTTAGACGCAACTCATGACGAGCTCAACAAGCTCTTTGCTCCATACGGGGAGGTGCACACCTGCTCCTTGCTCAGGCAGTATGCCTTCATCACCCTCAAAGGAGAGGGAGCAGCTGACAG GGCCATTAGGCATCTGGATGGCAAAGAATACAGAGGGAGGCCCCTGGTGGTAGAGGAGTCCCGTGCTCGCCCACCAAACTCTACCAAAGTGTTTGTGGGGAACCTCAGCTCAACATGCTCTGCAGATGACTTGCATGGGCTGTTCCAGACCTTTGGAAGAGTTCTTGACTGTGACAAAGTCAAAG CCAGATTATGCTCGAATGCTGGCTATGCGTTTGTGCAtatggagaggaaggaggatgCTCTGCAAGCCATCGAAGCCCTCAACGGGACTATCTTCAAGGGGCGCCAGCTGTCTGTGGAGCTATCCAAGGCCCAGCCCTTGATCAACCAGATTATCTCCTCTGCAAACGCAACCAACCCCACTGGTGGGGCTATGGCAGCAG GTGCAGCTAGAGAGGGCCTCCTCCCAAGACCTCATCCGTCACTAGAGCATCATCAGAGCCAAGCAGCTGTgcttgcagcagctgcagcagctgccgcTGGACTGCCCATACAA GTTCAGCAGAGTGTACATAACTCCTTCTACAACACCACATCCTTTGACCCCACCTACGCTGCTCTGAAGGGCATCACGACAGCCAAAGGTTCAGATGGGGTGAACCCTGCCATATATGGGGCACTTGCCAGTCAGGTGTATGGTTCCGTTGCTGACCAGGTGTACGAAGATGTGTCCAATCACAATACTGCATCCGCCGCCGCCGTCGAAGTACCTGAAACAGATCCTCAAGCGATGGCAGATCCCACAATGTTGTTTGAGGCAGCAAGAGCCAAGTTCTTCCAGCAGGGACAGAAG GTTCTGGCCGAGCAGCAAGCAGGCAGGAAGCAAACTGGATCAGCTACTGAGCGAGACCGCAGCCCAATCCGAGGAAACCGAGCCCCCCTTCTCCCTGACCCTGTCCCAGGTTCTTTTGCTCAGATACGACCCAAACGTCGAGCCCTGCTGCCCACGCCACCGGGAGGGCCTGAAGAACCCACAGCCACcaccacagctgctgctgctgctgccgctgttgCTACTGCTACTGAGGGGACAGATCCTATTGCTAG GTGTTATGCAGAATACTACCAGCAAATGCAGAACTACCAACAGTATCATCAGTACCATCAACAGTACCAGTACCTCCAGTATGCTTATACcaatccccctcctcctcctccaccacctcctccacctccaccggCCACTACCCAGGCCGCAGGCTACACACAAGCCTCCTCCACAGCCACAGCACCCCCGGGGACATACACCGCGCCCACAGCTTATACCCCACCGGTAACATACGCATCAGGAGCCTATTCTGCAGCAGGAAACTATGAGTCATCTGGGAATTATGACGCCTCATCGGGGGGCTACGACACGTCAGCGAGCTACGATGCATCGGGCAACTACGGGGCATCAGGAGCGTATGATGCAACAGGAGCTTACGCAGCAACGGGAGCCTACACGGCATCGGGAAACTACTCCACGTCCACACC CTAG
- the rbm14a gene encoding RNA-binding protein 14a isoform X1, giving the protein MSSDNVKLFVGNLPLDATHDELNKLFAPYGEVHTCSLLRQYAFITLKGEGAADRAIRHLDGKEYRGRPLVVEESRARPPNSTKVFVGNLSSTCSADDLHGLFQTFGRVLDCDKVKARLCSNAGYAFVHMERKEDALQAIEALNGTIFKGRQLSVELSKAQPLINQIISSANATNPTGGAMAAGAAREGLLPRPHPSLEHHQSQAAVLAAAAAAAAGLPIQVQQSVHNSFYNTTSFDPTYAALKGITTAKGSDGVNPAIYGALASQVYGSVADQVYEDVSNHNTASAAAVEVPETDPQAMADPTMLFEAARAKFFQQGQKVLAEQQAGRKQTGSATERDRSPIRGNRAPLLPDPVPGSFAQIRPKRRALLPTPPGGPEEPTATTTAAAAAAAVATATEGTDPIARCYAEYYQQMQNYQQYHQYHQQYQYLQYAYTNPPPPPPPPPPPPPATTQAAGYTQASSTATAPPGTYTAPTAYTPPVTYASGAYSAAGNYESSGNYDASSGGYDTSASYDASGNYGASGAYDATGAYAATGAYTASGNYSTSTPYEQTPAHGQSQPQRHEYPYLHTPEPPYR; this is encoded by the exons ATGTCCAGTGATAACGTGAAGTTGTTTGTGGGGAACCTTCCTTTAGACGCAACTCATGACGAGCTCAACAAGCTCTTTGCTCCATACGGGGAGGTGCACACCTGCTCCTTGCTCAGGCAGTATGCCTTCATCACCCTCAAAGGAGAGGGAGCAGCTGACAG GGCCATTAGGCATCTGGATGGCAAAGAATACAGAGGGAGGCCCCTGGTGGTAGAGGAGTCCCGTGCTCGCCCACCAAACTCTACCAAAGTGTTTGTGGGGAACCTCAGCTCAACATGCTCTGCAGATGACTTGCATGGGCTGTTCCAGACCTTTGGAAGAGTTCTTGACTGTGACAAAGTCAAAG CCAGATTATGCTCGAATGCTGGCTATGCGTTTGTGCAtatggagaggaaggaggatgCTCTGCAAGCCATCGAAGCCCTCAACGGGACTATCTTCAAGGGGCGCCAGCTGTCTGTGGAGCTATCCAAGGCCCAGCCCTTGATCAACCAGATTATCTCCTCTGCAAACGCAACCAACCCCACTGGTGGGGCTATGGCAGCAG GTGCAGCTAGAGAGGGCCTCCTCCCAAGACCTCATCCGTCACTAGAGCATCATCAGAGCCAAGCAGCTGTgcttgcagcagctgcagcagctgccgcTGGACTGCCCATACAA GTTCAGCAGAGTGTACATAACTCCTTCTACAACACCACATCCTTTGACCCCACCTACGCTGCTCTGAAGGGCATCACGACAGCCAAAGGTTCAGATGGGGTGAACCCTGCCATATATGGGGCACTTGCCAGTCAGGTGTATGGTTCCGTTGCTGACCAGGTGTACGAAGATGTGTCCAATCACAATACTGCATCCGCCGCCGCCGTCGAAGTACCTGAAACAGATCCTCAAGCGATGGCAGATCCCACAATGTTGTTTGAGGCAGCAAGAGCCAAGTTCTTCCAGCAGGGACAGAAG GTTCTGGCCGAGCAGCAAGCAGGCAGGAAGCAAACTGGATCAGCTACTGAGCGAGACCGCAGCCCAATCCGAGGAAACCGAGCCCCCCTTCTCCCTGACCCTGTCCCAGGTTCTTTTGCTCAGATACGACCCAAACGTCGAGCCCTGCTGCCCACGCCACCGGGAGGGCCTGAAGAACCCACAGCCACcaccacagctgctgctgctgctgccgctgttgCTACTGCTACTGAGGGGACAGATCCTATTGCTAG GTGTTATGCAGAATACTACCAGCAAATGCAGAACTACCAACAGTATCATCAGTACCATCAACAGTACCAGTACCTCCAGTATGCTTATACcaatccccctcctcctcctccaccacctcctccacctccaccggCCACTACCCAGGCCGCAGGCTACACACAAGCCTCCTCCACAGCCACAGCACCCCCGGGGACATACACCGCGCCCACAGCTTATACCCCACCGGTAACATACGCATCAGGAGCCTATTCTGCAGCAGGAAACTATGAGTCATCTGGGAATTATGACGCCTCATCGGGGGGCTACGACACGTCAGCGAGCTACGATGCATCGGGCAACTACGGGGCATCAGGAGCGTATGATGCAACAGGAGCTTACGCAGCAACGGGAGCCTACACGGCATCGGGAAACTACTCCACGTCCACACCGTATGAGCAGACACCCGCACACGGGCAATCCCAGCCCCAGCGCCATGAATACCCTTACCTCCACACTCCAGAACCCCCTTATCGATAG
- the LOC115371522 gene encoding ras and Rab interactor 2-like, giving the protein MAQQEEPLYDFPEPTQRSEHKFTGHQRKQGSLRNISILDRLLLSLPVWLQLSINPATALHILQREPPGTFLVRKSRTSRRNVLCVRLADNSVPSFVQQFGIREEHSTLSLETSAISFPDLPRLIAFYCVSRDVLPFPLELPEAIAKATSHKELESISHMGIEFWSSQLNVRGPRETPKACNDKEKKPDIIAGVQPGGSVSQPDSASQSDPANQASATPGPDRDAKQSKPNPTLFQEFCPIRTRSPKELNYGPGLGALCFINPLFLQSQNALHRRRMFTRSFKVRVSTETSSPLSPPLAPPPPPPLMPKTKGRCKAKARTQGQAGKGLSQSHNPGDPMSQDTEFQFATQPKAAQAQSQPLQSQLQMEEQGETQKDPGQSQTGAELQEPAAQSSTATTTTLTENLTDDSDYLQPSPSVNISLSPSLPPYLFPSLPSKASLSPFREVSPSVSPRDSPSVSPSLSPYQSPSPSVPFCLSPFTSPSFPEMVEDAYHTPTTPLRLDLKRKEGDDEERGASEEEEEEEDEEEENDDDETEEKMGLLLQQIVFHSLNETQSFSSLSSLEEEEADTPPPSPLLQDSGTSSSQS; this is encoded by the exons atggcACAGCAGGAGGAGCCTCTGTATGATTTCCCGGAGCCCACCCAGCGGTCTGAGCACAAGTTTACGGGACACCAAAGGAAGCAGGGCTCTCTGAGGAACATCAGCATATTGGACCGTCTCCTACTGTCACTTCCGGTGTGGCTGCAGCTATCAATTAACCCTGCCACCGCACTGCACATACTGCAGAGGGAACCGCCTGGG ACATTCCTGGTGCGTAAGTCTCGTACGTCCCGGAGAAATGTGCTGTGTGTCCGTTTGGCAGACAACAGCGTCCCATCCTTTGTTCAGCAGTTTGGCATCCGGGAGGAACACTCCA CTTTGTCTCTTGAGACGTCAGCCATCAGTTTTCCAGACCTCCCGAGACTCATTGCCTTCTACTGTGTCAGCAG AGATGTATTACCCTTCCCTTTGGAGCTTCCTGAAGCCATTGCCAAGGCGACATCCCACAAAGAGCTTGAGTCCATCTCACATATGGGAATAG aGTTCTGGAGTTCCCAGCTAAACGTCCGTGGCCCACGGGAGACTCCTAAAGCCTGCAATGATAAGGAGAAGAAGCCAGACATCATAGCCGGAGTCCAGCCGGGTGGTTCTGTTTCGCAGCCTGATTCAGCCTCCCAGTCTGACCCAGCCAACCAGGCCAGTGCGACACCCGGGCCTGACAGAGATGCCAAGCAATCAAAGCCCAATCCCACTCTGTTCCAGGAGTTCTGTCCAATCAGGACACGTAGTCCCAAAGAGCTGAACTATGGCCCTGGCCTGGGCGCGCTCTGCTTCATCAACCCCCTTTTCTTGCAGTCTCAGAACGCCCTGCACAGACGGCGCATGTTCACGCGCAGCTTCAAGGTCCGGGTCTCCACAGAGACCTCAAGTCCACTGTCGCCACCCCTTGCTCCGCCTCCTCCGCCACCGCTAATGCCCAAAACCAAAGGGAGATGTAAAGCCAAGGCCCGGACACAGGGACAAGCAGGCAAGGGTCTGTCCCAGAGTCACAACCCAGGTGATCCCATGTCCCAGGACACCGAATTCCAGTTCGCAACGCAACCCAAAGCGGCCCAAGCCCAGTCACAGCCTCTCCAGTCCCAGCTTCAAATGGAGGAACAGGGTGAGACTCAAAAGGATCCAGGCCAAAGCCAGACTGGAGCAGAGTTACAGGAGCCTGCAGCTCAGTCCTCAACAGCCACGACCACAACACTGACAGAGAATCTCACAGATGACTCAGACTATTTGCAGCCCTCCCCAAGTGTCAATATCTCCCTTTcaccctccctgcctccttATCTCTTTCCTTCCCTGCCTTCCAAAGCATCTCTCTCCCCATTTCGCGAGGTATCTCCTTCAGTCTCTCCACGCGACTCCCCTAGtgtctccccatctctctcgcCGTAtcagtctccctctccctcagtcCCTTTCTGCCTGTCTCCATTCACGTCTCCATCCTTTCCTGAAATGGTTGAGGACGCCTATCACACGCCTACTACTCCTTTGAGACTAgacctgaaaagaaaagagggagatgaTGAAGAGAGGGGAGcaagtgaagaagaagaagaagaggaggatgaggaggaggagaatgatgatgatgaaacagaggagaagatgggTTTGCTTTTACAACAGATTGTGTTTCATTCGCTAAATGAAACACAGAGTTTCAGTTCCCTCAGCagtctggaggaagaggaggcagacaCCCCACCACCCTCACCCCTTCTACAGGACAGTGGAACAAGCTCCAGTCAAAGCtag